One genomic segment of Gemmatimonas aurantiaca includes these proteins:
- a CDS encoding DUF305 domain-containing protein, with amino-acid sequence MTFTSFTTFMTDTRAHRNSIGFATWRATHVGALLAAFLLVGGCASTGGGSRPLTPAQLSARDGGIPPYTPADVAFMQGMIGHHAQAVTMSSFAEGNGASSEVRVLAGRIAVAQTDEIAFMQNWLRVRKQTVPTGDMSEMAHAHHAGMDMSSAAAGGAAGGMMPGMLTPAQMDTLKAARGSAFDWYFLTFMIQHHRGAISMVDDLMSAKGSANDDDVFKFVSDVVADQTTEIDRMELLLRTRPKP; translated from the coding sequence ATGACATTCACGTCCTTCACCACCTTCATGACCGATACCCGGGCTCATCGCAATTCCATTGGTTTCGCCACGTGGCGAGCTACCCACGTCGGCGCCCTGCTGGCCGCGTTCCTGCTGGTTGGGGGATGCGCGTCGACCGGCGGTGGTTCGCGTCCGCTCACGCCGGCACAACTTTCGGCCCGCGACGGCGGCATCCCGCCGTACACACCGGCCGACGTGGCGTTCATGCAGGGGATGATCGGTCACCATGCGCAGGCGGTGACGATGTCTTCGTTCGCCGAAGGCAATGGCGCCAGTTCGGAGGTGCGGGTACTGGCCGGGCGAATCGCCGTTGCGCAGACCGACGAGATCGCATTCATGCAGAACTGGCTGCGTGTGCGCAAGCAGACCGTGCCCACGGGCGACATGAGCGAGATGGCGCATGCGCATCATGCGGGCATGGACATGTCGTCCGCGGCCGCTGGTGGAGCGGCGGGCGGCATGATGCCCGGGATGCTCACCCCCGCGCAGATGGACACACTCAAGGCCGCCAGGGGATCTGCGTTCGACTGGTATTTCCTCACGTTCATGATCCAGCATCATCGTGGGGCGATCAGCATGGTGGACGACCTCATGTCGGCCAAAGGTTCGGCCAACGACGATGACGTTTTCAAGTTCGTTTCCGATGTGGTTGCCGATCAGACCACGGAGATCGACCGCATGGAGCTGCTGCTCCGCACACGCCCGAAACCCTGA
- a CDS encoding NAD-dependent epimerase/dehydratase family protein — protein sequence MYNRREFLGTGLAALGAASAATLVPGLLRATPAEAPRWLSAPRKLLILGGTGFVGPHDVREALERGHEVTIFNRGRSAPGMFGKDVEELAGDRANDLRALRGRKWDAVIDESASLASAPEWVKLSAETLRDAVDQYLFISTRSVYHDLSAVPMHSNAPVLTLENSPVPAGQPLSYGLAKAYAEKAAHAAMPGRVTVVRPGLIVGPEDDTDRFTYWPVRVARGGEMIAPGDGSDHVQIIDVRDLVKFCVTLCENRTFGVFNGIGPQGGMPFREFLSRVQKGVGGNPTYTWVDADFLREQGHNPYGRELPVFQVMRGRTAGFARFDLTPELKAGLTIRPMEETARDTLAWWKTLPAERQAGIKTGFRPEREAELLALWKTRKSR from the coding sequence ATGTACAACCGCCGCGAGTTCCTCGGCACAGGGCTGGCCGCCCTCGGCGCCGCTTCCGCTGCCACGCTGGTTCCGGGTCTGCTGCGTGCCACACCGGCGGAGGCGCCGCGGTGGCTTTCGGCTCCCAGGAAGCTCCTCATCCTTGGCGGCACCGGCTTCGTCGGTCCACACGATGTCCGTGAAGCGCTCGAGCGCGGACATGAGGTCACGATCTTCAACCGCGGGCGCAGTGCCCCGGGCATGTTCGGCAAGGATGTCGAGGAGCTGGCGGGCGATCGGGCCAACGATCTGCGTGCGCTCAGGGGGCGCAAGTGGGATGCCGTCATCGATGAATCGGCATCACTCGCCAGCGCACCGGAGTGGGTGAAGCTCTCCGCCGAGACACTGCGCGACGCCGTCGATCAGTATCTTTTCATCTCCACACGCTCGGTGTACCACGACCTGAGCGCGGTGCCGATGCACAGCAACGCGCCCGTGCTGACGCTCGAAAACTCTCCCGTTCCGGCGGGGCAGCCGCTCAGCTATGGACTCGCCAAGGCCTACGCCGAAAAAGCGGCGCATGCGGCCATGCCGGGGCGTGTCACGGTCGTGCGCCCCGGACTCATCGTCGGTCCGGAGGACGACACCGATCGTTTCACCTACTGGCCCGTGCGTGTGGCGCGTGGCGGCGAGATGATCGCACCGGGTGATGGCAGTGACCACGTGCAGATCATCGACGTGCGCGATCTCGTGAAGTTCTGCGTCACACTCTGCGAGAATCGCACATTCGGCGTGTTCAACGGCATCGGTCCGCAGGGCGGCATGCCGTTCCGCGAATTCCTTTCGCGCGTGCAGAAGGGCGTCGGTGGCAATCCCACGTATACGTGGGTGGATGCCGATTTTCTTCGTGAGCAGGGCCACAACCCCTATGGTCGGGAGCTGCCGGTCTTCCAGGTGATGCGTGGTCGCACCGCGGGCTTCGCACGCTTCGATCTCACGCCGGAACTCAAGGCCGGCCTCACCATACGCCCCATGGAAGAAACCGCCCGCGACACCCTGGCGTGGTGGAAGACACTGCCCGCCGAACGGCAGGCCGGCATCAAGACCGGATTCAGGCCGGAGCGCGAGGCCGAACTGCTGGCGCTGTGGAAGACACGCAAGTCCAGGTGA
- a CDS encoding YegP family protein, translating into MAGWFELSQASDGQFRFVLKAGNAETILTSELYKARASAQNGIASVQTNSGQDERYEKKTASNGKFYFNLKAANSQVIGTSQMYASEASRDNGIASVKTNGSSTEVKDQT; encoded by the coding sequence ATGGCCGGATGGTTCGAACTCAGCCAGGCATCGGACGGACAGTTCCGCTTCGTTCTCAAAGCGGGCAACGCGGAAACGATCCTGACCAGTGAGCTCTACAAGGCCAGGGCATCCGCCCAGAACGGCATCGCCTCGGTCCAGACAAATTCAGGACAGGATGAGCGTTATGAAAAAAAGACCGCATCGAACGGCAAGTTCTACTTCAACCTGAAGGCCGCGAACAGTCAGGTCATCGGCACGAGTCAGATGTATGCCTCCGAAGCCAGCCGCGACAACGGTATTGCCTCGGTGAAGACCAACGGCAGCAGCACCGAAGTGAAGGATCAGACCTGA
- a CDS encoding S41 family peptidase — MLVPLSALFIGPWTAHITAQAPSPSSPATCRISLDSLDAKVRENYAGHLLEVTGSRQDAHRAMLQRLRNRADTVPLHACYPVLASYVQWYDDPHLFVFQSTTPDSSTARRRAAALRHVRTTETDIRRALTRRATHDPIEGIWFDGPLQLGVIPDPAGPSGSFVAVVLRSDTTAWPVGTVRAELRRVRNDAGPTSGIRAGVPAYDMRLLTRHFGETYLLAKLYRGDLLRLSPGVWGRAHPAQRSRAGMLDSVDAHRPTVVVRERSVVFSIPSHDPQFTPRLDSLVAANADAIRSRPLLIIDLRGNEGGGSGTTRALDPYIASTTRRVTPYDSGTPVMLASPAQLAYARRIVGGDTSATTRRILQRLESETGALVPLEGLPSPLAPEPSTPGDWRVVVLVDAGTVSASEVLVLKALRSTRATVVGQPTAGALDYQSTQGLSLGTGDRQWALGYPTITAHADLPRRGMRGKGIAPEVVIRWEEVPDAIVEVERRFAR, encoded by the coding sequence ATGCTGGTGCCGCTGTCGGCGTTGTTCATCGGTCCGTGGACGGCGCACATCACGGCCCAGGCTCCATCGCCGTCGTCGCCGGCCACCTGCCGCATTTCCCTGGACTCTCTCGACGCGAAGGTCCGGGAGAACTACGCCGGTCACCTGCTCGAAGTGACGGGCAGTCGCCAGGACGCACATCGCGCCATGCTGCAACGGCTCAGGAACCGCGCGGACACCGTGCCGCTGCACGCGTGTTATCCGGTACTCGCATCGTACGTGCAATGGTACGACGATCCGCATCTCTTTGTCTTCCAGAGCACGACTCCCGATTCGTCGACGGCGCGCCGGCGTGCCGCGGCACTGCGCCACGTACGAACCACGGAGACGGACATCCGAAGGGCGCTGACCCGCCGCGCGACGCACGATCCCATCGAGGGCATCTGGTTCGATGGTCCATTGCAGTTGGGCGTGATTCCCGATCCGGCGGGGCCCTCCGGCAGCTTCGTGGCCGTGGTGCTTCGATCCGATACGACGGCCTGGCCGGTCGGCACGGTGCGAGCCGAACTTCGGCGGGTGCGCAATGACGCCGGACCGACTTCCGGCATACGCGCCGGTGTCCCCGCCTACGACATGCGTCTGCTCACCAGACACTTCGGAGAGACATATCTGCTGGCGAAGTTGTATCGCGGCGATCTGCTGCGTCTCTCGCCGGGCGTCTGGGGACGCGCCCATCCTGCCCAACGTTCACGCGCGGGCATGCTCGACAGTGTGGACGCCCATCGTCCCACGGTCGTCGTGCGCGAGCGCTCCGTCGTGTTCTCCATCCCGTCGCACGACCCGCAATTCACGCCACGTCTCGACAGTCTCGTGGCCGCCAACGCCGACGCGATCCGCTCACGCCCGCTGCTGATCATCGATCTGCGCGGCAATGAAGGGGGCGGATCCGGTACGACGCGTGCGCTCGATCCCTACATCGCCAGCACCACCCGCCGCGTCACGCCCTACGATTCGGGCACGCCGGTTATGCTCGCATCTCCCGCGCAACTCGCCTATGCCCGACGCATCGTGGGTGGCGACACGAGCGCCACCACCCGACGCATCCTGCAACGTCTCGAGAGTGAAACGGGAGCACTGGTGCCGCTGGAAGGCTTGCCCTCGCCACTCGCCCCGGAACCGAGCACCCCGGGAGACTGGCGCGTGGTGGTGCTGGTGGACGCCGGCACGGTCAGTGCCTCGGAAGTCCTGGTGCTCAAGGCCTTGCGCAGCACGCGTGCGACCGTGGTGGGTCAACCCACGGCCGGAGCGCTCGACTATCAGAGCACGCAGGGACTTTCCCTCGGCACCGGAGATCGGCAGTGGGCCCTGGGTTATCCCACGATCACCGCGCATGCCGATCTTCCGCGCCGCGGCATGCGCGGCAAGGGAATCGCCCCCGAGGTGGTCATCCGCTGGGAAGAAGTCCCCGATGCCATTGTCGAGGTCGAACGGCGCTTTGCGCGATAG
- a CDS encoding SRPBCC domain-containing protein: MPSRPILHSSFTIERQYRADVARVFAAWADIETKARWFMGPPDTWTLVERGLDFRVGGAERLHGRFGGGRESLYEARFHAIEPGVRLAYVYDMFVNGTHLSVSLASVEFHAGDSGGTRMVYTEQVAFLDGEDGTRSREHGTDAHFDRLGSILDDAHDIVSARTFAAPLARVYAAHSTSEQLVSWWGPAGFVNEIHQYDLQAGGLWRLSMRAPDGSEHHLTKRFLEVRPGERIVLRQEVPAGHAFTMTMTFLPMGDTTHVVWALRFDSADEAAAVRPFVEAANEQNFDRLAAFLYVL, encoded by the coding sequence ATGCCTTCACGCCCCATTCTGCACAGCTCGTTCACGATCGAACGCCAGTATCGGGCCGATGTCGCCCGGGTCTTCGCCGCGTGGGCCGACATCGAAACCAAGGCCCGTTGGTTCATGGGGCCGCCCGACACCTGGACGCTGGTTGAACGCGGGCTCGATTTTCGCGTGGGAGGCGCCGAGCGACTTCATGGTCGTTTTGGCGGCGGACGTGAGAGCCTCTATGAAGCGCGCTTCCACGCCATCGAGCCGGGAGTGCGCCTCGCGTACGTGTACGACATGTTCGTGAACGGCACGCATCTGTCCGTCTCCCTGGCCAGCGTGGAGTTTCACGCCGGCGATTCGGGCGGAACGCGCATGGTCTACACCGAACAGGTGGCCTTTCTCGATGGTGAGGACGGCACGCGTTCCCGCGAACATGGCACCGATGCGCACTTCGATCGTCTCGGCTCCATCCTCGACGATGCACACGACATCGTTTCCGCACGCACGTTCGCGGCGCCACTGGCCCGTGTGTATGCCGCACACAGCACGTCCGAACAACTGGTCTCGTGGTGGGGGCCGGCCGGATTCGTGAACGAGATTCACCAGTACGATCTCCAGGCCGGAGGTCTGTGGCGTCTCTCCATGCGGGCGCCCGATGGCAGCGAGCATCATCTCACCAAGCGTTTCCTCGAGGTGCGCCCCGGCGAACGCATCGTGTTGCGGCAGGAAGTGCCCGCCGGGCATGCATTCACGATGACGATGACGTTTCTGCCGATGGGTGACACCACCCATGTCGTCTGGGCGCTGCGATTCGACTCCGCCGATGAAGCCGCCGCCGTGCGCCCGTTCGTCGAGGCCGCCAACGAACAGAACTTCGATCGACTCGCGGCCTTTCTGTACGTTCTGTAG
- a CDS encoding alpha/beta fold hydrolase, giving the protein MTESIPASLRIVRRANRTLGRVAPSLAARLNQRLFSTPRRHAPRDWELALEAAGRRRRLAGGLSVLEAGDGPTVALIHGWEGRATQFAAFVPRLLDAGYHVVAIDGPAHGHSRGRRADPYRFADALRVVADTFGPLHGAVGHSMGGGSIAIALAAGLEARRVVSIASPASLRDVIDRYAEVMQLPPQATSQFRERFHRHIVQSGHRPVDVLELLRDVTTDALVIHARDDREVPFDHGERIVAHWQRARLMPVEGLGHRRILRDPAVIEAAVAFLRGTQEQEAR; this is encoded by the coding sequence GTGACCGAGTCCATTCCCGCGTCCCTGCGCATCGTCCGCCGGGCCAATCGCACGCTGGGTCGGGTGGCGCCATCGCTGGCCGCGCGACTCAACCAGCGGTTGTTCTCCACGCCACGTCGGCACGCCCCGCGTGACTGGGAACTGGCGCTCGAAGCCGCCGGCAGACGGCGACGACTCGCCGGTGGATTGTCGGTGCTCGAAGCAGGCGACGGGCCCACGGTGGCGCTCATTCACGGCTGGGAGGGACGGGCCACGCAGTTTGCCGCCTTCGTGCCCCGGCTGCTCGACGCCGGTTATCACGTGGTGGCGATCGACGGACCGGCGCATGGTCACTCGCGCGGTCGTCGCGCCGATCCGTATCGCTTCGCCGATGCGCTGCGTGTGGTGGCGGACACATTCGGACCGCTGCACGGCGCGGTGGGCCACTCCATGGGTGGGGGCAGTATCGCGATCGCGCTCGCGGCGGGACTCGAGGCCCGGCGTGTGGTGAGCATCGCGAGCCCGGCCTCATTGCGCGACGTGATCGATCGTTACGCCGAGGTGATGCAGTTGCCGCCGCAGGCCACGTCGCAATTCCGGGAGCGATTCCATCGGCACATCGTGCAAAGCGGCCATCGGCCGGTGGACGTGCTGGAACTGCTGCGCGATGTCACGACGGACGCCCTGGTCATTCATGCGCGTGACGACCGGGAAGTGCCCTTCGATCATGGCGAACGCATCGTCGCGCACTGGCAGCGGGCACGGTTGATGCCGGTGGAGGGACTGGGTCACCGACGCATTCTGCGCGATCCGGCAGTGATCGAAGCGGCCGTGGCTTTCCTGCGCGGGACACAGGAACAGGAAGCCCGGTAA
- a CDS encoding MOSC N-terminal beta barrel domain-containing protein — MNIDDPSRLQTETRSVSGAHVAALTIYPVKSTAGIDVSTIELDARGATGDRRWLLVDEAGAAITARECHAMLRIVPSFLDVADRDGGLQLAADGEPSLPVHVPPPDAERRQVVVWDDAVMAHDAGDEAATWCTRVIGRKTRVVRLFDESRRPLKAKYAGPLPHAGRDVAFTDGAPLMMLGLPGIAALEERLAAGGRVLAMDRRRFRANVWLSGLEPHAEDRWLRLRIGDVALGAGTLCSRCVLTTVDPDTREQGTEPLRTLAGYRRIDGLVMFGVNVTHAAPGRIQVGDPVVVEAFRT, encoded by the coding sequence GTGAACATCGATGACCCCTCACGCCTGCAGACGGAGACCCGGTCGGTGAGCGGCGCCCATGTGGCCGCACTGACCATCTATCCGGTCAAGTCGACGGCCGGTATCGACGTGTCCACGATCGAACTCGATGCGCGTGGCGCGACGGGCGACCGGCGCTGGTTGCTGGTGGACGAAGCAGGCGCTGCGATCACGGCGCGTGAGTGTCACGCCATGTTGCGCATCGTACCGTCATTTCTCGACGTGGCCGATCGCGATGGCGGCCTGCAACTGGCGGCCGACGGAGAGCCGTCGCTGCCGGTGCACGTGCCGCCACCCGATGCGGAACGCCGCCAGGTGGTGGTCTGGGACGATGCGGTGATGGCACACGATGCCGGTGACGAGGCGGCAACGTGGTGTACACGCGTGATCGGACGCAAAACACGAGTCGTTCGGTTGTTCGACGAATCGCGGCGGCCGCTCAAGGCCAAGTACGCCGGCCCGTTGCCACATGCGGGGCGCGACGTGGCGTTCACCGATGGTGCACCGCTCATGATGCTGGGATTGCCGGGCATCGCAGCGCTGGAGGAACGCCTCGCGGCGGGAGGGCGCGTCCTTGCGATGGACCGTCGTCGTTTCCGCGCGAATGTGTGGTTGAGCGGTCTCGAGCCGCACGCCGAGGATCGCTGGCTGCGCCTGCGCATCGGCGACGTCGCGCTCGGCGCCGGCACACTCTGCTCGCGCTGTGTGCTCACCACCGTCGATCCCGACACACGCGAGCAGGGTACGGAACCGTTGCGCACGCTGGCCGGTTATCGCCGCATCGACGGACTGGTGATGTTCGGCGTCAATGTGACGCACGCCGCACCGGGGCGCATTCAGGTGGGTGATCCCGTGGTGGTGGAGGCGTTTCGGACGTAA
- a CDS encoding amino acid permease: protein MALHDARDSTPAGGPEVHYAARLGTFSGTMLVVGGIIGAGIFLSPAVVVQRVGTTPLTLGAWGLGALIAIIGGFVYAELGARRPRAGGTYVYLREAFGTLPAFLYGWALFLIIGTGAIAAVAMTGANYLAELLGLSADTGRPMAIALIVGLTALNILGVRIGATTGNVLTILKLSAIALLVVAALLLVPRYAAPVVAAPVTPLAGPTSLGGAIGAMGAALVPVLFSFGGWQQTNAVAEELVDPQRTLPRALILGVLIVAATYLLVNIAYLRALGLEGLAASRAPAADAMQVYLGPAGRTVITFGIVTSTVGFLGMVILMSARVYQAMAADGLFFRSMARLHPRTQTPVAALVGQGLVALVLLLSGTYGQLLDYVVFADWIFFGSTAATLLILRSRDDARGVHIPVRAPWHPFSTLLFVAAAGYVVVGSILSNPGNALRGALLLALGLPVYAYWMRQRERDERQGEHRRTSE from the coding sequence ATGGCGCTTCATGATGCTAGGGATTCTACGCCGGCCGGGGGGCCTGAGGTTCATTATGCGGCCCGGCTGGGCACCTTCTCCGGGACGATGCTGGTGGTCGGCGGTATCATCGGCGCCGGCATCTTCCTGTCCCCGGCCGTGGTGGTCCAGCGGGTCGGCACCACCCCACTCACGCTGGGGGCCTGGGGACTCGGCGCACTGATCGCCATCATCGGCGGTTTTGTGTACGCCGAACTGGGGGCGCGACGGCCCCGCGCCGGCGGTACCTATGTCTATCTGCGGGAGGCGTTCGGCACACTGCCGGCGTTTCTCTATGGCTGGGCGCTCTTCCTGATCATCGGCACCGGCGCCATCGCGGCGGTGGCCATGACGGGGGCCAACTATCTCGCCGAACTGCTCGGGCTCTCCGCCGACACCGGACGTCCCATGGCCATCGCGCTCATCGTGGGACTCACCGCACTGAACATCCTCGGCGTGCGCATCGGAGCGACCACCGGCAATGTGCTCACCATACTCAAGCTGTCGGCCATCGCCCTGCTGGTCGTGGCCGCACTGCTGCTGGTCCCCCGGTACGCCGCTCCGGTCGTCGCCGCCCCCGTGACGCCCCTCGCCGGACCGACATCCCTCGGTGGCGCGATCGGTGCCATGGGTGCCGCGCTCGTGCCGGTGCTCTTCTCGTTCGGGGGCTGGCAACAGACCAACGCCGTGGCCGAGGAACTGGTCGATCCGCAGCGCACGCTGCCGCGCGCGCTCATCCTGGGCGTGCTCATCGTGGCCGCGACCTATCTGCTGGTCAACATCGCCTATCTGCGGGCGCTGGGCCTCGAAGGACTGGCCGCGTCACGGGCGCCGGCCGCCGATGCGATGCAGGTCTACCTCGGCCCGGCCGGGCGTACGGTGATCACGTTCGGGATCGTCACGTCCACCGTGGGATTCCTGGGCATGGTCATTCTCATGTCGGCGCGGGTGTATCAGGCCATGGCCGCCGACGGTCTGTTCTTCCGCAGCATGGCCCGGCTGCATCCGCGGACGCAGACACCGGTGGCCGCACTGGTGGGGCAGGGGCTCGTGGCGCTGGTGCTGCTGCTGTCGGGCACGTATGGCCAACTGCTCGACTACGTGGTCTTTGCCGACTGGATCTTCTTCGGCAGCACCGCCGCCACGCTGCTCATCTTGCGGAGTCGGGACGACGCACGCGGCGTGCACATTCCGGTGCGGGCGCCATGGCATCCCTTCAGCACGCTGCTGTTCGTGGCCGCTGCCGGGTATGTGGTGGTGGGCTCCATTCTCTCCAATCCCGGCAATGCCCTGCGGGGCGCCCTGTTGCTTGCCCTGGGGCTTCCGGTGTATGCGTACTGGATGCGCCAAAGAGAACGGGATGAACGACAGGGTGAGCACAGAAGGACATCCGAGTGA
- a CDS encoding pitrilysin family protein, whose translation MIVHDSPRPRRRASRLAKVAMVGVFAGLSAGLATGPALGAQQAPSIPHEKYTLPNGLEVILHVDRSVPIIAVENFYKVGSGDEKPGRTGFAHLFEHVMFMGSQNVPVGKFDEWLEAAGASNNGSTNFDRTNYYETGPSNALPLMLWLDADRMGWLLPTMDQQKLDLQRDVVKNERRQSYDNVPYGRAFETILPVMFPSNHPYSWPVIGSMADLSAAALEDVKDFFRQYYAPNNATITIAGDFNPDSVKAQVSKYFGSIPRSAQPVVRPTVPTVRIAKDTVLMMEDRVQLPRVYYAWHGVKAFAPDDAALDALTDIIAGGKSSRLYRTLVYEKQIAQDVSMGNSSQKLDGLIMLTSTAKPGVHPRELDVEIAKTLRDIATSGVTDRELTRVKNGMRASMLDRLSSVLGKATQLSYYNYFTGNPDYMAQDLARYERLTSADIQRVAQQYVLQPKIVLTVVPEGKKELALTSASGGNE comes from the coding sequence ATGATCGTCCACGATTCTCCGCGCCCACGACGCCGCGCCAGCCGCCTGGCGAAGGTCGCCATGGTTGGCGTGTTCGCCGGTCTGAGTGCCGGCCTGGCTACCGGTCCGGCACTCGGGGCACAACAGGCCCCGTCCATTCCGCACGAGAAGTACACACTGCCCAACGGCCTCGAAGTGATCCTGCACGTGGATCGCTCGGTGCCCATCATCGCGGTGGAGAACTTCTACAAAGTCGGTTCGGGCGACGAGAAGCCGGGTCGCACGGGATTTGCCCATCTGTTCGAGCACGTGATGTTCATGGGCTCGCAGAACGTCCCGGTAGGCAAATTCGACGAATGGCTCGAAGCTGCAGGCGCGAGCAACAACGGCTCCACCAACTTCGATCGCACGAACTACTACGAGACAGGGCCGTCGAATGCCCTGCCCCTCATGCTGTGGCTGGACGCCGATCGCATGGGCTGGCTGTTGCCGACCATGGATCAGCAGAAGCTCGATCTGCAGCGGGACGTCGTGAAGAACGAACGCCGGCAGAGCTACGACAACGTTCCCTACGGGCGCGCATTCGAAACCATTCTGCCGGTGATGTTTCCGTCCAACCACCCCTACTCGTGGCCGGTGATCGGATCGATGGCCGATCTCAGTGCCGCCGCCCTGGAGGACGTGAAGGACTTCTTCCGGCAGTACTACGCGCCCAACAACGCGACCATCACCATCGCGGGGGACTTCAATCCCGATTCGGTGAAGGCGCAGGTGAGCAAGTACTTCGGCAGCATTCCGCGCAGCGCGCAGCCGGTGGTGCGCCCCACCGTGCCGACGGTGCGCATCGCGAAGGACACGGTGCTGATGATGGAGGACCGGGTGCAACTGCCCCGGGTCTACTATGCCTGGCATGGCGTGAAAGCGTTCGCGCCCGACGATGCGGCGCTGGATGCACTCACGGACATCATCGCCGGCGGCAAGAGTTCCCGCCTGTACCGCACGCTGGTGTACGAGAAGCAGATCGCGCAGGACGTGAGCATGGGGAACTCGTCGCAGAAGCTCGACGGTCTCATCATGCTGACCAGCACGGCCAAGCCGGGCGTGCATCCCCGCGAACTCGATGTCGAGATCGCGAAGACCCTCCGCGACATCGCCACGTCGGGCGTGACGGACCGTGAACTCACGCGCGTGAAGAATGGCATGCGCGCGTCGATGCTCGACCGTCTCTCGTCGGTGCTGGGCAAGGCGACGCAGCTCAGTTACTACAACTACTTCACGGGGAATCCCGACTACATGGCCCAGGATCTGGCCCGCTACGAACGACTCACCTCGGCCGACATCCAGCGCGTGGCGCAGCAATACGTGCTGCAGCCGAAGATCGTGCTCACCGTGGTGCCGGAAGGCAAGAAGGAACTCGCACTGACGTCGGCATCGGGAGGGAACGAGTGA
- a CDS encoding pitrilysin family protein, whose amino-acid sequence MRTRLFAGLLLAPALVPALMPALTPSPLHAQAAPRPASTTPPVLGAPKALVLPTMTERTLPNGLKLVVVQHHELPIVDAVLVVRTGAEADGAAKAGLATLTANMLDEGAGRRDALEIAEEIGYLAIGLGTNAAFESSSISLHTTRATLDSAMTLMADVALRPTFPEKEFARLKNERLTALLQEQDRGPALASRAFASLVFGEQHPYGRSPNGTRQTVESITLDDVKQFWRSWYRPNNATLVIVGDLTVAQAESLATRAFGGWERATLPAAPVYASTRMAPRPTTIYIVDKPKAAQSSFRIGGIGVARNTTDYYPLMVLNTALGGSFTSRLNNTLREKKGYTYGAGSSFTMRREAGPFTASAEVVSAKTDSALIEFMNELKGVRAPLPAAELAKTKRYLQLGYAEGFESTRDIAAQISALIPSSLPLTTLGAFNAGIGRVTAADVQRVATRYIDPSRLTIVIAGDRASIEPALKATKIAPVEVRDAQGRPVVTP is encoded by the coding sequence ATGCGCACACGATTGTTCGCAGGTCTCCTGCTCGCGCCAGCGCTCGTACCGGCATTGATGCCGGCGCTGACGCCGTCCCCGCTGCATGCGCAGGCGGCGCCGCGACCGGCCAGCACGACACCACCGGTGCTGGGTGCGCCCAAGGCACTCGTGCTGCCGACCATGACGGAACGCACGCTGCCCAATGGACTCAAGCTGGTGGTGGTGCAGCATCATGAACTGCCCATCGTGGACGCGGTGCTGGTGGTGCGCACGGGTGCGGAAGCCGATGGCGCGGCCAAGGCGGGACTCGCCACGCTCACCGCCAACATGCTCGACGAAGGCGCCGGCCGGCGCGACGCACTGGAGATCGCGGAGGAGATCGGCTATCTCGCGATCGGACTGGGCACGAATGCGGCGTTCGAATCAAGTTCGATCTCGTTGCACACCACACGCGCCACGCTCGACAGCGCCATGACGCTGATGGCCGATGTGGCGCTACGCCCCACCTTCCCCGAGAAAGAGTTCGCGCGTCTCAAGAACGAACGGCTCACCGCGTTGCTGCAGGAACAGGATCGTGGACCGGCGCTGGCTTCGCGGGCGTTCGCATCGCTGGTGTTCGGGGAGCAGCATCCCTACGGCCGTAGTCCGAACGGCACGCGTCAGACGGTGGAATCGATCACGCTCGACGACGTGAAGCAGTTCTGGCGTTCCTGGTACCGGCCGAACAATGCCACGCTGGTGATCGTGGGCGATCTCACGGTGGCGCAGGCCGAGTCGCTGGCAACGCGGGCGTTTGGTGGGTGGGAGCGGGCGACGCTGCCGGCAGCCCCCGTGTATGCGTCCACGCGCATGGCGCCGCGGCCCACGACGATCTACATCGTGGACAAGCCCAAGGCCGCGCAATCGTCGTTCCGCATCGGCGGCATCGGTGTGGCCCGCAACACGACCGACTACTATCCGCTGATGGTGCTGAACACCGCCCTGGGCGGGTCGTTCACCTCGCGGCTCAACAACACGTTGCGCGAGAAGAAGGGCTACACGTACGGTGCGGGCTCGAGCTTCACGATGCGTCGTGAAGCGGGACCGTTCACCGCATCGGCGGAAGTGGTGTCGGCCAAGACCGACTCGGCGCTCATCGAGTTCATGAACGAACTCAAGGGCGTGCGTGCACCGTTGCCCGCGGCCGAACTGGCCAAGACGAAGCGGTATCTGCAGCTCGGATACGCGGAAGGTTTCGAATCCACACGCGACATCGCCGCGCAGATCTCGGCGTTGATTCCGTCGAGCCTACCGCTCACGACGCTGGGCGCCTTCAACGCGGGCATCGGGCGCGTGACCGCCGCCGACGTGCAGCGTGTGGCCACCCGCTACATCGATCCGTCGCGGCTGACGATCGTGATCGCGGGCGACCGGGCGAGCATCGAACCGGCGCTCAAGGCGACGAAGATCGCGCCGGTGGAAGTGCGGGATGCACAGGGGAGGCCGGTGGTGACGCCGTAA